TAGTTTCTTCACTTACTCAGAAATGTGGAACTATACCAGAAAAGAAGTCAAAGAAATCCAGAAAAACATAAGTTTTTAGTGGCTCTGCCACTTAGAAATCTAGAGTAATATGGTTGATAGTTGCATCATGCATCTCCTTACCTATGCAACTTTTTTCTGTTATAAATTGAGTTGACACACTGCTACTCCACTTAAGATATTGCATTGTACTTGTGCCACTAAAAATATGACTCTGCGTGCCTACAATCTGTCAGCTGTTCCTTTTATTTTCCTGCTGTTTCTAGGGCATCTTGCTAAGAGTCAACTTGATTATAGGTTTTATGATTCCACTTGCCCGAATCTGACAAGGATCGTAAGATATAGTATCTGGCCTGTCATTGCAAATGATACTAGAATGGCTGCATCTCTTTTGCGACTTCACTTCCATGACTGCATTGTGAATGTAATGAGATTATCTAATTATGTTGTTTAACTAATTGTACAGATATTTTACATTCAGTTTTCCTTACAGGATTGTCAAATTAATGTTTAGCAATTTATCTAGAAATCATACATATTGCTTTAAGCAGCACATGCATGATGAAATCATTTGCTAGCCTGAATATTGCAAGTATGGCCTGCATGACAAACTTATAATTTAGTAACCGAGTTTTCTTTGAGTTCTTATTAATTTCTGTTGAACAGGGATGCGATGGCTCTGTCTTACTTGATCCTACTAGCACATCCACGGGCGAGAAGAATGCTCGTCCTAATAGAAATTCAGCTAGAGGTTTTGAGGTTATTGACAAAGTGAAGGCAGATGTGGAGAAAGTTTGCCCTTCGACAGTTTCTTGTACTGATATATTGACTCTTGCAACCAACGTGGCTCTCAGTCTAGtaagaaatttatttacatATCTGTGTTGCGTAAAAGAAAATCCCACTCCTATTACAGAACTTTTCTTTTTACCCGAGCCACTACCATTTTCTCTTCTAATAAATGTTCTAATAATACTCTAGGTTGGAGGGCCTTCGTATTACATCCCCTTAGGTCGTCGTGATGGAGTCACAGCAAGTGAAAGTGCAGCAAACAGTGACATTCCATCACCATTTGAACCTTTGAAAAACATTACAGCAAAGTTTACATCTAAAGGTCTAAACTTGCAAGATATGGTTGTCCTCTCAGGTAATTAGCTTACATGATCTTACAGCAAATATATACTGCATCAACTTCCtttattttaataaagaaattaattttttttttaaaaacaattttaatagCTGATATAATAGAATTAATTGTTGTCTTATGTTTCATGACAAAGGTGCACACACAATTGGTTTTGCTCATTGCTCTACATTTAAGGAAAGgctatttgattttgataataCCGGGAGTCCTGATCCAAACCTCGACACCTCACTTCTCAGCAACCTTCAAAGTGTATGTCCAAACCAAGCTTCTTCTGATACCAACCTTGCTCCGCTGGATCCTGTAACTATTAATAAGTTCGACAACATATATTACAAGAACTTAATGAACAAGACGGGGCTCCTACGATCAGACCAGGCACTTATGGGGGACAATACAACTGCTGCCATGGTCTTCAACTATAGCAAGTACCCTTACTTGTTCTCTAGGGATTTTGGAGCATCTATGGTGAAACTTGGCAATGTTGGTATTCTTACAGGTCAAGATGGGGAAATAAGGAAGAATTGCAGGGTGGTAAACTAAAAGTAGCTGATCCCTCT
This genomic window from Daucus carota subsp. sativus chromosome 7, DH1 v3.0, whole genome shotgun sequence contains:
- the LOC108193863 gene encoding peroxidase 10; the encoded protein is MTLRAYNLSAVPFIFLLFLGHLAKSQLDYRFYDSTCPNLTRIVRYSIWPVIANDTRMAASLLRLHFHDCIVNGCDGSVLLDPTSTSTGEKNARPNRNSARGFEVIDKVKADVEKVCPSTVSCTDILTLATNVALSLVGGPSYYIPLGRRDGVTASESAANSDIPSPFEPLKNITAKFTSKGLNLQDMVVLSGAHTIGFAHCSTFKERLFDFDNTGSPDPNLDTSLLSNLQSVCPNQASSDTNLAPLDPVTINKFDNIYYKNLMNKTGLLRSDQALMGDNTTAAMVFNYSKYPYLFSRDFGASMVKLGNVGILTGQDGEIRKNCRVVN